A single genomic interval of Methylocystis sp. IM3 harbors:
- a CDS encoding PAS domain S-box protein has translation MRAPTIFAKEDPLMKGAELRRFIEQAPVAMALLDRDLRYIAASPRWLRERKLGSGILGRSVFDVFPDLRDEKWREVSRRALAGEVVIREDDQLTLPHGDVQWVRTETRPWRDENGDILGIVAYVEDITPRKKAEKSLRESEERYRFAIEATSDGIWDWNLRTDEASYSPSYYTMLGYDASDWGSGSLDFWKSLLHPDDRDRVAAMARHLIEAHGFYSIEFRMRAKDGSYRWIMSRGKVVERDESGAPVRAVGTHVDIHERKTLEEALRRSEAKAREKKEELEWIYNNAPIGLCFFDRELRYLRVNRHLAAFGGLTPEQLVGRTLEETAPAIAASARVAMQEILASRKPLTNREIVAETPSQPGAARHFRESWYPFFGNTGDIRGFGVVVEEITERKKADQALRQSSERLKVAQAVARIGIWDWDLRAEQYWINEEYRRICDLPPGATPSFERFLEQIVPEDRDSYEEIVQDAFAGRGEIDSECRIAGSQDGKIRWLRSRGMVLFEEDGRPRGAIGALWDITALKDAQQSLLQKSEDRYRRIVETLQEGIWLIDADAKTSFVNPKMAQMLGYTTEEMRGRDFRGFMDEEWLNIAAHKLLDRKAGIIETHDFKFRRKDGSELWAVLSCCPIFEEDAYSGALAMVMDFTERKRLQNQIEEHLQVLREADQRKNEFLATLAHELRNPLATINLAIENVDANLRAGGFAREDDLLALGRAIRQGRHLARLVEDLVQVSRITSGKIELRKGPVDLSDLIRDAVDLIRAKVEKKNITLVSDISCEPLPVIGDSVRLIQVFVNLLDNAAKFTDVGGIIKVRAARSGKDAIVEVSDNGIGIPADQLNAIFELFQQMRHGTERRAEGLGIGLALARQLVQLHEGAISAKSEGQGFGSVFTVTLPLDPTARPD, from the coding sequence ATGCGTGCGCCGACCATATTCGCCAAAGAGGACCCGTTAATGAAGGGGGCAGAGCTCCGCCGGTTCATCGAGCAAGCGCCCGTCGCAATGGCTCTGTTGGATCGCGACTTACGCTACATTGCCGCAAGCCCGAGGTGGCTCAGGGAGCGAAAGCTTGGCAGCGGCATTCTGGGTCGATCCGTTTTCGATGTTTTTCCTGATCTCCGCGACGAGAAATGGAGAGAGGTCTCTCGTCGTGCGCTCGCCGGCGAGGTCGTCATTCGTGAGGACGACCAACTCACCCTGCCACACGGGGATGTTCAATGGGTGAGAACGGAAACACGGCCCTGGCGCGATGAAAATGGCGACATCCTGGGAATTGTCGCCTACGTGGAAGATATCACGCCGCGCAAAAAGGCCGAGAAATCCCTTCGGGAATCCGAGGAGCGCTACCGCTTCGCAATCGAGGCGACGAGCGACGGCATATGGGACTGGAACCTTCGAACCGACGAGGCCAGTTACAGCCCCTCCTATTACACAATGCTGGGCTATGACGCATCCGACTGGGGCTCAGGCAGTCTCGACTTCTGGAAAAGTCTGTTGCATCCGGATGATCGCGACCGCGTTGCGGCGATGGCCCGCCACCTGATCGAAGCACACGGCTTCTACTCTATCGAATTCAGAATGCGCGCCAAGGACGGCTCATATCGCTGGATCATGAGCCGAGGGAAAGTCGTGGAGCGCGACGAGTCCGGGGCGCCCGTTCGCGCCGTCGGCACGCACGTCGACATTCATGAACGAAAAACTCTGGAAGAAGCCTTGCGGCGAAGCGAGGCAAAGGCGCGCGAGAAAAAGGAAGAGTTGGAGTGGATTTATAATAACGCCCCAATCGGCCTTTGCTTTTTTGATCGAGAGTTGCGCTATTTGCGGGTCAACCGCCATCTCGCGGCTTTCGGAGGGCTTACGCCTGAACAACTGGTCGGGCGGACATTGGAGGAGACCGCTCCTGCAATCGCAGCCAGCGCCCGGGTGGCGATGCAAGAAATTCTCGCATCCCGAAAGCCTCTCACCAACAGGGAGATCGTGGCCGAAACCCCCAGCCAGCCGGGCGCCGCGCGGCATTTTCGCGAAAGCTGGTATCCGTTCTTCGGGAATACCGGCGACATCAGAGGCTTCGGCGTCGTTGTCGAGGAGATCACCGAGCGCAAGAAAGCGGATCAGGCGCTGCGGCAAAGTTCCGAGCGGCTGAAGGTCGCACAAGCGGTCGCCCGTATCGGCATCTGGGACTGGGATCTCAGAGCCGAGCAATATTGGATCAATGAAGAATACCGCAGAATATGCGATCTGCCGCCTGGAGCAACGCCCAGCTTCGAGCGATTCCTCGAGCAGATCGTTCCGGAAGATCGGGATTCTTACGAAGAGATTGTGCAGGACGCTTTCGCCGGGCGCGGGGAGATCGACTCCGAATGCCGCATCGCCGGCAGCCAGGATGGCAAGATCCGCTGGCTGCGATCCAGAGGAATGGTCTTGTTCGAAGAGGATGGCCGTCCGAGAGGTGCTATTGGCGCCTTGTGGGACATAACGGCGCTGAAGGACGCACAGCAATCGCTGCTGCAAAAATCGGAGGACCGATATCGCAGGATCGTGGAAACCTTGCAGGAGGGCATCTGGCTGATTGATGCTGATGCGAAGACGAGCTTCGTCAATCCCAAGATGGCTCAAATGCTGGGCTACACCACGGAGGAGATGCGCGGTCGCGACTTCAGGGGCTTCATGGACGAGGAATGGTTGAATATCGCAGCACACAAGCTCCTGGATCGCAAGGCGGGCATAATCGAGACCCACGACTTCAAGTTCAGACGCAAGGATGGATCGGAGCTTTGGGCCGTGCTTTCCTGTTGCCCGATTTTCGAGGAAGACGCCTATTCAGGTGCGTTGGCCATGGTCATGGACTTTACCGAACGCAAGCGTCTCCAGAACCAGATCGAGGAGCATCTTCAAGTCCTCAGGGAGGCGGATCAGCGAAAAAACGAGTTTCTGGCTACACTGGCGCATGAGCTCCGCAATCCATTGGCGACGATCAACCTCGCAATCGAAAATGTCGATGCAAATCTGCGTGCCGGCGGTTTCGCCAGAGAGGACGACCTGCTCGCGCTTGGGCGCGCCATCAGGCAAGGCAGGCATCTCGCCAGGCTGGTCGAGGATCTCGTTCAGGTTTCTCGGATAACCTCAGGTAAGATCGAGCTCAGAAAAGGCCCCGTCGATCTTTCGGATTTGATCCGGGACGCCGTTGACCTCATCCGAGCCAAGGTCGAAAAGAAAAACATTACGTTAGTCTCGGACATCTCGTGCGAACCGCTGCCCGTCATCGGCGACTCGGTGCGCCTGATTCAGGTTTTCGTCAATCTTCTCGATAACGCCGCAAAGTTCACAGACGTTGGGGGCATCATCAAAGTGAGAGCGGCACGAAGCGGCAAGGACGCGATCGTCGAAGTGTCCGACAATGGAATTGGCATACCGGCGGATCAACTGAACGCCATCTTCGAACTTTTCCAGCAGATGAGGCACGGAACAGAGAGAAGGGCGGAAGGCCTCGGAATTGGGCTCGCGCTCGCCCGGCAACTGGTGCAGCTGCACGAAGGAGCAATATCCGCCAAAAGTGAAGGGCAAGGCTTTGGCAGCGTTTTCACCGTGACGCTGCCTCTCGATCCAACCGCCCGACCTGACTGA
- a CDS encoding PAS domain-containing protein: MGRTREMNAETPTSALAGNIPVREFLRAFPFYLAWNAQNRIVEVGPSLRKVCPCVEPAQNLTDALRLVRPHGELSASFFNDHRDQLFVLEDRTNQRLLRGGYLPLEQLGLGVFLGTPWMTSPDQIAAHGLALGDFAVHDQTLDLLLLLQTQQTAANDLRQLNAKLVAKREQLIEQEARARKLALVASSTDNAVILTDGEMRFEWVNEAFTRMTGWSALDVRQEKLWDFLIHSAAEPISFSDAENLLNKGLIFHKELPQFRRDGSCYWLSIEVQRLRDDAREVASLMAIGRDVTEKKQAEKRLRRREMEARRQRDEAHRQRDELEWIYNNAPIGLCYLDKDLRYRRVNRYLAEINGVGVEEHIGRSVGEVVPSFATRIEREARNVIRTRRPARYEDVTYISSAEHSRRYFNESWCPAFDEKGEVSGMTLLVEEVTDQRRLLLLGEADQRKNAFLATLAHELRNPLAPIKSALQLVQMSDADDLMRDENLAALRIAERQVDHLVRLVDDLLEVARITHGKIRLKKENIDLLDVLPQALDLVRPLLLKQGHQLTYEAPTPPLPVSGDSVRLVQVFANLLENAIKYTPPGGVISLSVAIEGAEAIVRVKDNGRGIPPEKLASIWDLFAQVEYGTREARGGIGIGLALARTITELHNGRVGATSLGIGMGSEFFVGIPLAVAS; encoded by the coding sequence ATGGGAAGAACCCGTGAAATGAACGCCGAGACGCCGACTTCTGCGCTCGCGGGCAATATCCCCGTGCGCGAATTTCTCCGCGCCTTCCCTTTCTATTTGGCTTGGAACGCTCAGAATAGGATCGTCGAAGTCGGCCCGTCGCTTCGCAAGGTCTGCCCCTGCGTCGAGCCCGCACAAAATTTGACTGACGCTCTACGATTGGTCCGGCCGCACGGTGAGCTTTCAGCCTCGTTCTTCAACGACCACAGGGATCAGCTTTTCGTTCTCGAGGACAGGACCAACCAGCGCCTGCTGAGAGGCGGCTATCTGCCACTCGAGCAACTCGGTCTCGGCGTTTTTCTTGGAACGCCATGGATGACAAGTCCAGATCAAATCGCCGCCCATGGCCTCGCACTCGGCGATTTTGCTGTCCACGACCAAACTCTCGACCTTCTTCTGCTTCTGCAAACCCAACAGACCGCGGCCAATGATCTGCGCCAGCTCAACGCCAAGCTCGTGGCGAAGCGAGAGCAACTGATCGAGCAAGAAGCCCGCGCTCGCAAGCTCGCGCTCGTTGCTTCCTCGACTGACAACGCCGTCATCCTGACGGATGGCGAGATGCGCTTCGAATGGGTCAACGAAGCATTCACCCGTATGACGGGATGGTCAGCCTTGGATGTGCGCCAGGAGAAGCTTTGGGATTTCCTGATACATTCGGCGGCGGAGCCAATTTCATTCAGCGACGCCGAGAATCTATTGAACAAAGGGCTCATTTTTCACAAAGAACTTCCCCAGTTCAGGCGCGACGGGAGCTGCTACTGGCTTTCCATCGAGGTGCAACGTCTTCGAGATGACGCCCGGGAGGTCGCCAGTCTGATGGCGATCGGGCGAGACGTCACCGAAAAGAAACAGGCTGAGAAACGGCTGCGCCGGCGCGAGATGGAAGCGCGTCGGCAACGCGACGAAGCACACCGGCAACGGGACGAGCTCGAATGGATCTATAATAATGCCCCAATCGGCCTGTGCTATCTGGACAAGGACTTGCGATATCGGCGAGTGAATAGATACCTCGCCGAGATCAACGGGGTTGGAGTAGAGGAGCATATCGGGCGGAGCGTCGGCGAAGTCGTTCCGTCGTTCGCGACGCGCATCGAGCGGGAGGCGCGAAATGTCATCCGGACACGGCGCCCCGCACGCTACGAAGATGTGACGTATATTTCGTCTGCCGAACATAGCAGACGTTATTTCAACGAAAGCTGGTGTCCCGCGTTCGACGAGAAGGGTGAAGTCTCGGGAATGACCCTGCTCGTCGAGGAGGTCACAGATCAGAGGCGGCTTCTCCTGCTCGGTGAAGCGGACCAGAGAAAGAATGCGTTTCTCGCAACGCTGGCCCATGAATTGCGTAACCCGCTGGCTCCCATCAAATCCGCTCTGCAACTCGTGCAAATGTCCGACGCCGATGACCTCATGCGGGACGAAAATCTTGCCGCGCTCAGGATCGCCGAGCGTCAGGTTGATCATCTGGTAAGGCTCGTCGACGACCTTCTCGAAGTCGCCAGAATCACGCACGGCAAGATCAGACTCAAGAAGGAGAACATAGATCTCCTCGACGTCCTGCCTCAGGCCCTGGACCTCGTCCGCCCGCTGCTTTTGAAACAGGGTCACCAGCTGACCTACGAGGCGCCGACGCCTCCCTTGCCGGTCTCAGGCGACAGTGTCCGGTTGGTGCAAGTCTTCGCGAATCTGCTGGAAAATGCGATCAAATATACGCCGCCTGGCGGGGTTATCTCTCTCAGTGTCGCGATCGAAGGCGCAGAGGCCATCGTAAGAGTGAAAGACAATGGGCGCGGAATTCCACCGGAAAAACTTGCGTCCATATGGGACTTGTTCGCTCAGGTCGAATATGGCACACGAGAAGCAAGGGGAGGAATAGGAATTGGTCTCGCCTTGGCGCGAACCATAACTGAACTTCACAACGGGCGCGTCGGGGCTACGAGCCTTGGAATCGGAATGGGAAGCGAATTCTTCGTCGGCATTCCGCTCGCGGTCGCAAGTTAG
- a CDS encoding response regulator transcription factor codes for MIAAAKKIIVVEDDDDLRETIVYALASDARSVTGASSAKEFRELAAKEHFDLAIVDINLPDDSGFAIVRSLRETTATKIIVLTGRDTITDRVEGYTHGADIYMVKPTSQAELLAAVESLLRREKPKSAERGWRIDDDDGSLRAPGGHKVTLGLRQTAFMKRLMRSPEKAVNRNELRKVVGIDDDSSRALDMFVARLRRDIEQQAKCKAPIETVPRQGFAFRR; via the coding sequence ATGATCGCTGCCGCGAAGAAGATTATCGTGGTCGAGGATGACGACGATTTGCGGGAGACCATCGTTTATGCGCTGGCGTCCGACGCACGCAGCGTTACCGGCGCTTCGAGCGCGAAGGAATTTCGCGAACTGGCGGCGAAGGAACACTTCGATCTGGCGATCGTCGATATCAACCTTCCGGACGACAGCGGTTTCGCCATCGTCAGATCGTTACGCGAGACGACAGCGACGAAAATTATCGTCCTGACGGGACGGGACACCATAACGGACCGTGTCGAGGGATATACTCACGGGGCCGACATCTATATGGTCAAGCCCACGTCTCAGGCCGAGTTGCTGGCTGCGGTAGAGTCGCTGCTGCGCAGGGAAAAGCCGAAATCAGCCGAACGCGGGTGGCGGATAGACGACGACGACGGGTCCCTGCGCGCCCCTGGCGGGCATAAGGTTACGCTCGGTCTACGCCAGACGGCGTTCATGAAGCGTCTGATGCGCTCACCGGAGAAGGCGGTCAATCGCAACGAGTTGCGTAAGGTGGTCGGCATCGACGACGACAGCAGCCGTGCGCTGGATATGTTTGTCGCTCGCTTGCGGCGCGATATCGAACAGCAGGCCAAATGCAAGGCGCCGATCGAGACCGTCCCGCGGCAAGGCTTCGCCTTTCGTCGTTGA
- a CDS encoding FeoA family protein, giving the protein MSDSSSCSTIRARIGYLLQLQTRTNEAAFAGALGQNGRLFAFIRKRQTAMRAIIGAFSLDQVRAGEKVVLRALCGDRELRSRLMLLGLCVGGAADVVQTRRRGPTLIRVRNTLVAIGYEEAKTILVECL; this is encoded by the coding sequence TTGAGCGACTCGAGCTCCTGCTCTACCATTCGCGCGCGGATCGGCTATCTTCTCCAACTCCAGACGCGCACGAACGAGGCTGCATTTGCCGGCGCTTTGGGGCAGAATGGCCGCCTCTTCGCGTTCATCCGGAAACGGCAAACCGCCATGCGCGCCATTATCGGAGCTTTCTCGCTCGATCAGGTCCGGGCCGGTGAAAAGGTTGTTCTGCGCGCCTTGTGCGGCGACCGCGAACTGCGCAGCCGTCTCATGCTGCTCGGGCTCTGTGTCGGCGGGGCAGCCGACGTCGTGCAAACCCGACGCCGTGGGCCTACGCTGATCCGCGTTCGGAACACGCTCGTCGCCATCGGCTATGAAGAAGCGAAAACGATCCTCGTGGAATGTCTTTGA
- a CDS encoding response regulator yields MAPASTEQKRVLVIDDDSDCADTIAMVLRRFGAQVTVAYSGESGVKEFSVSSHNLVFLDIGMPKMDGYATARALRACQGDRHVRIIALTGWGRCEDRERTIQGGFDLHLVKPVDAHQLKDILES; encoded by the coding sequence ATGGCGCCCGCCTCGACCGAGCAGAAACGCGTTCTCGTCATAGACGACGACTCAGATTGCGCCGACACGATCGCAATGGTTCTCCGGCGCTTCGGCGCGCAGGTTACCGTCGCCTATTCGGGAGAGTCGGGAGTCAAGGAGTTTTCGGTTTCCTCCCACAACCTGGTATTTCTCGATATAGGCATGCCAAAAATGGATGGCTATGCGACCGCGCGCGCACTTCGCGCCTGCCAGGGCGACCGACACGTCAGAATCATCGCTCTTACCGGCTGGGGGCGATGTGAAGACCGTGAACGCACCATTCAGGGAGGCTTTGATCTTCATCTCGTCAAACCAGTGGATGCGCATCAGCTCAAAGATATTCTCGAAAGCTGA
- the feoB gene encoding ferrous iron transport protein B: MTKDATVLRIALAGQPNVGKSTVFNMLTGLSQHVGNWAGKTVERKEGWIDFAGRRIQIVDLPGAYGLTASSEEERIARDYIIKEKPDVVIMIANAAALDRNLYLLGELLELPAPVALGLNMMDVATAEGVNIMPVVLEANLGLPVVPITAVENAGVRDLLSAAVALADDRAVFHPARPALTTKLARTVRKLDRLIGPHAPEPYKSGWAALKLLEGDVEIVALTRQSTPQQDWLAIEALLGEEEDAALEIVGGRYLWADRMVKAAVRRAAPRDASLTERLDRLALHPIAGMAILFLVLGATFALTFAVAWPLQRLLEMGVVLPLREFATVALAGAPPAFSHFIADGVLGGAGLVMTFLPLLLVFYAIFGFLEDTGYLARVAYLTDRFMQRIGLHGKSFLPFCLGFGCNVPAIVGARVIESPAGRLLTILLAPLIPCSARFAVLAFLAPVFFGKYALWVSLALVTANIAVLAALGAILNHTLFRDARVSFVMELPLYHSPNPRTIGLYMWAHTWSFLRRASTMILAVSTAVWFLAYFPAGSINTSYLAELGQMLEPIGRLLGFDWRLTVALFTSFVAKENAIATLGVIYGAEGGSLAGALAQSVTVAAGLSFLVTTMLFIPCAATVAAMRQETGSWAWTFFSVALLLVIAMTAGAISYQAVNWLLA, from the coding sequence ATGACAAAAGACGCAACAGTCCTGCGCATCGCGCTCGCGGGCCAACCTAACGTCGGCAAATCGACGGTCTTCAACATGCTCACCGGCCTCAGTCAGCACGTCGGGAACTGGGCGGGAAAGACTGTCGAGCGGAAAGAGGGATGGATCGACTTCGCGGGGAGGCGGATCCAGATCGTCGATCTTCCCGGCGCCTACGGCCTCACCGCGAGTTCGGAGGAAGAGAGGATTGCCCGAGATTACATCATAAAGGAAAAGCCCGACGTCGTGATCATGATCGCAAACGCCGCGGCGCTCGATCGTAATCTCTATCTCCTCGGCGAATTGCTGGAACTGCCCGCTCCTGTGGCGCTCGGTCTCAACATGATGGACGTTGCGACTGCCGAAGGCGTCAACATCATGCCTGTCGTTCTCGAAGCGAACCTCGGTCTGCCGGTCGTGCCGATCACGGCCGTCGAGAACGCAGGGGTTCGAGATTTGCTGTCGGCCGCCGTGGCTCTGGCGGACGACCGCGCGGTCTTCCATCCCGCGCGCCCCGCACTGACGACGAAGCTCGCGCGCACGGTGAGGAAGCTCGACAGGCTGATTGGGCCGCATGCGCCAGAGCCATACAAATCCGGATGGGCCGCTCTCAAACTGCTCGAAGGAGATGTGGAGATCGTCGCGCTCACTCGGCAATCGACCCCACAGCAAGACTGGCTGGCGATCGAAGCGCTTTTGGGCGAAGAAGAAGACGCGGCGCTCGAGATCGTCGGCGGGCGCTATCTCTGGGCGGACCGCATGGTAAAGGCGGCGGTGCGGCGTGCGGCGCCACGGGACGCGAGTCTCACAGAGAGGCTCGATCGTCTCGCGCTGCACCCTATTGCGGGAATGGCCATTCTCTTCCTCGTTCTCGGCGCTACTTTCGCTTTGACCTTCGCCGTCGCCTGGCCGCTTCAACGCCTGTTGGAAATGGGAGTCGTTCTGCCTCTGCGGGAATTCGCGACCGTCGCTCTTGCAGGCGCGCCTCCCGCATTTTCTCATTTCATTGCCGACGGCGTTCTCGGCGGCGCGGGGCTCGTCATGACGTTCCTGCCGCTCCTTCTCGTGTTCTATGCGATCTTCGGCTTTCTCGAAGACACAGGCTATCTCGCTCGCGTGGCCTATCTGACGGACCGGTTCATGCAGAGAATCGGCTTGCACGGAAAAAGCTTTCTGCCTTTCTGTCTGGGCTTCGGCTGCAATGTTCCGGCGATCGTCGGCGCGCGCGTGATTGAATCTCCTGCGGGACGCCTGCTCACCATTCTGCTTGCGCCGCTCATTCCGTGCAGTGCGCGCTTTGCCGTGCTGGCTTTTCTCGCGCCGGTCTTTTTCGGCAAATACGCCCTCTGGGTTTCGCTTGCTCTCGTTACGGCGAACATCGCCGTGCTTGCCGCCCTCGGCGCCATCCTGAACCACACGCTGTTCCGCGACGCCCGCGTTTCATTCGTCATGGAGCTACCCCTCTATCATTCGCCAAATCCGAGAACGATCGGGCTCTATATGTGGGCGCATACCTGGTCTTTCCTGCGCCGGGCGAGCACCATGATCCTCGCGGTCTCAACGGCGGTCTGGTTTCTCGCTTATTTTCCGGCAGGCTCGATCAATACGAGCTATCTTGCCGAACTCGGCCAGATGCTGGAGCCCATCGGCCGCCTTCTGGGATTCGACTGGCGTCTCACAGTCGCCCTGTTCACGAGTTTTGTCGCCAAGGAGAACGCCATTGCGACGCTCGGCGTGATCTATGGCGCGGAGGGTGGCTCGCTCGCCGGCGCCCTGGCGCAATCGGTGACGGTCGCGGCCGGCCTTTCCTTTCTGGTGACGACGATGCTGTTCATCCCTTGCGCGGCGACGGTCGCCGCCATGCGACAAGAAACTGGGAGCTGGGCCTGGACCTTCTTCAGCGTCGCGCTGCTGCTCGTGATCGCCATGACCGCCGGCGCAATCTCCTATCAGGCCGTGAACTGGCTTCTAGCCTGA
- a CDS encoding heme NO-binding domain-containing protein: MYGIVTNAIGDLIVSNYGVAKWEAVQETAGVEADFLISTEPYPDELSYRLIYAACDVLDCRIEDFLIQFGKHWVLETGVKYYGPLLVSGYTGLKDFLLNLPDFHTRILLLYPQLKPPEFACTDVTDNSMRLHYFTTRPGLTNFMVGLLRGLGELHNVSVDIALVAAKDDGADHDIFEIRWEEPVK; the protein is encoded by the coding sequence GTGTACGGCATCGTCACAAATGCAATCGGCGATCTCATCGTCTCGAACTATGGGGTGGCCAAATGGGAGGCCGTCCAGGAAACGGCAGGCGTTGAGGCCGATTTTCTGATTTCCACCGAGCCCTACCCCGACGAACTCAGCTATCGGTTGATTTACGCGGCCTGCGACGTTCTCGACTGCCGAATAGAGGATTTCCTGATCCAGTTCGGCAAGCACTGGGTCCTCGAGACTGGCGTCAAATATTACGGTCCTCTCCTTGTGTCAGGCTACACGGGCTTGAAGGATTTCCTCCTGAACCTGCCGGATTTCCATACGCGTATCCTTCTGCTTTACCCCCAACTCAAACCGCCAGAGTTCGCCTGCACCGACGTGACGGATAACTCCATGCGGTTGCATTATTTCACCACACGGCCTGGCCTGACCAATTTTATGGTCGGCTTGCTGCGAGGCCTCGGCGAGTTGCATAACGTTTCCGTCGACATTGCGCTCGTCGCAGCGAAGGACGACGGAGCGGATCACGACATATTCGAGATTCGATGGGAAGAACCCGTGAAATGA